A window of Variovorax paradoxus genomic DNA:
GGACGAAGAGCCCGCCGATGCCCAGCAGCAGGGCGACGGCGCCGACGATCAGCGTGCCCTTGTCGGTGGCGCTCGATGCCGCTGCCTTGTCCTTGTTTTCCATGATCTTCTGCACGTCCGCGAGCGAGACCACCGGCTGCCCCTTCAGCTTGACCTCGTAGACCAGGTTGTTGTCCGAGGGGTCGACGCGCACGTCGACGGCTTCGTCGATCAGCGGCTCCAGCTTGCTGCGCCCGACCGCATAGTCGACGCGCCATTTCTCGGTGCTGCCGTCGGCCACCTTGGCATCGAGCACGAAATAGTGACGCGTCGTGCTGCCGCCTCGCCGGCGCTTGGTGGTTTCGGTGATTTCGCTTCCGCTGACGATGGTGCCGCTTTTGGCCACCAGGTCTTCGACCGCCGTGCCGTGCGTGTCGGCGTTGGCCTTGAACTGCGCGTAGCCCGCCCACCCCAGTATCCCGATACCGAACACCAGCGCGAGCCATGCCTTGCCGGTGATTTGATAGATCCAATCCCTCATGTTGTTTACCTTTTTTGCGAGTTGATAACCCGTCAATGCTAAAGGCTAAAGTGCTATTGAATAGATAGCAAACAATCGAGATCAGGCGTGAGATTGAGGCCTTTTAGGCAGAAAGAATTCATCGAAAATCGCGAGCACTTCGGGGAAGTCCCGGCCGAAATTCGGGCGGTTCACGAAGTAGGCCTCGCAGGCGACCGCGAAGAACTCGCTGATCGACGTGGCCCCATACGCATCGAGCCACGGCGGCTCGGCGCCGAAGCGTTCTGCCAGTATGGTTTTCTCGCGGAAGTCGTCATAGGCGGGCTTCAGTACCGCCATCCATGCCGCGCGTGCCTCGCGCGGATTGCGCTTGCCCGCAAAGCCGGCCGGCAGCGGCGGGCAGCCGTTGGCGTCGCCGTTGCGCATGTCGATCTTGTGGGCGAACTCGTGGATCACGACGTTGTAGCCGCGGTCCGAGGTGATGCTGCTCGCGAGCACGTCGTCCCAGCTCAGCATGACCGGGCCACGGTCCATGGCTTCGCCGGCCACGACCTCGTTGTACTCGTGCACGACCTGCGCGTCGTCGACCACCTTGCGGCGGGCCACGACCTCGGAGCGGTGCACCACGATGCCGACGAAATCGTCGTACCAGTCCAGGCCGCCCCTGAGATGCAGCACCGGCAGCACCGCCTGCGCCGCGATGGCCAGCGCCACTTCGTTGGTGATGCTGAAGTTGCGGGCGCCGTGGAATTCCTTGTCGCGCAGGAACTCGGCCGTGAGGGTGCGCAGCCGCTGCCGGTCGGCGGCGGGACGGTCGGCGAGGAAGGCGTATCGCTTGAGCACGGCCTGCCAGGCGGCATCAGGAATCGGGGGCAGGGCGCGCAACCGGCGCAGCCACTTGAACATCGGTGGCGGCGGCGCGGCTAGCGCAGATCGACGCGCTGCGCGCCGGCGGAGGAAAGACAGAGCAGCTGCGCGCGCGGCGGGTGGGCGGCGGCGTCCCAGTCGCTCAGCACGATGCGGCGCAGGCCTTCGCCCAGGTCGTGATCGGCGGGGCGGTGCGTGTGGCCGTGCACCAGCACATGGGCTTGTGCCTGCTGCAGCCATTGGCGCGCGGCGGCGGTGTCGACGTCGGCCCAGACGACCGAGGGATCGCGCTTGCGGTCTTCGCTCTGCACCCGCATCGAGCGCGCGAGCGCCCGGCGTTCTTCGAGCGGGCGCGCGAGAAACGCGGCCTGCCATGCGGGCGTGCGCACCTGGGCGCGGAACTTGAGGTAGTCGGTGTCTTCGAGGCAGAGGGCGTCGCCGTGGCTCAGCAGCCATCGTTGGCCATGCAGCACCAGCACCGTGGGGTCGTCGAGCAGCGTGAAGCCGCATTGCGCCGCGAGCGCGGAGCCGACGAGGAAGTCTCGGTTGCCGTGCATGAAGTACACCGGCAGCCGCTGCGCCGTGCGGCGCAGCAGTTCGGCGCATTGCGCCTCGAAGCCGGGTTGGGCGGCGGCATCGTCGCCGACCCACACTTCGAACAGGTCGCCGAGGATGATCAGCGCGTCGGCCGGCGTGGTCTGCAGGTAGCCCTGCCAGGCCTCGAAGGTGGCGGGTTCTCCGGCCTGCAGGTGCAGGTCGGAGATCAGGTCGACGGTGCGCCACGTGGGCGGCGCCACCAGCTCTGCGAAAGCCGGGTCTGCCACCATGTTCATGCCGCGCCGCGCCTGTTGCCGCTCATCATTCAGCGGTGACGACGGCCTTCTCGATCACGACGTCCTCGAGCGGCACGTCGTCATGGAAGCCCTTGCGGCCGGTCTTCACGGCCTTGATCTTGTCGACCACTTCGGTGCCGGCGATGACCTTGCCGAACACGGCATAGCCCCAGCCCTGGGCCGAGGGTGCGGTGTGGTTCAGGAAGCCGTTGTTCGACACGTTGATGAAGAACTGGGCGGTGGCCGAGTGGGGCGCGCTGGTGCGGGCCATGGCGACGGTGTAGTTGTCGTTCTTCAGGCCGTTGTTGGCTTCGTTCTCGATCTCGGCGCCGGTGGGCTTTTGCGTCATGCCGGGCTCGAAGCCGCCGCCTTGCACCATGAAGCCGGGAATCACGCGGTGGAACACCGTGTTGTCGTAGTGGCCCTTCTTGACGTACGAGACGAAGTTCTCGACCGACTTGGGCGCCTTGGCGGCGTCGAGTTCGAGCGTGATCACGCCGTAGTTCTTGATGTGCAGTTCGACTTGGGGGTTGCTCATGAGGGACTCCTTCTTCGGAAAACGGATTACTTTGCCACCACGGTGGCGGACTGGATGGTGATGGGCTCGACGGGCACGTTCTGCATGCCGCCCTTGTTGCCGGTCTGCACGGCGCGGATCTTGTCGACCACGTCGGTGCCGGAGACGACCTTGCCGAACACGGTGTAGCCGTAGCCGTCGGGGCTGGGCGCGTTGAGCGAGTCGTTGTTCTTCACGTTGATGAAGAACTGCGAGGTGGCCGAATCGGGGTTGCCGGTGCGGGCCATCGCAATGGTGTACTTGTCGTTCTTCAGGCCGTTGCTGGCTTCCAGCGGAATGGGCGCGCGGGTGGGCTTTTGCTTCAGGTCGGCGGTGAAGCCGCCGCCCTGGATCATGAAGCCGTCGATGACGCGGTGGAACACCGTGCCGTCGTAGTGCTTGTCCTTGACGTACTGCAGGAAGTTCTCGACCGACTTGGGTGCCTTGGCGGCGTCGAGCTCGACCACGATGTCGCCGGCCGAAGTGGCGAGCTTGACGCGCGGCGAGGCCGTCTGTGCGTGGCCGGCGGCGGCGAAGGTGAGGGCTGCGGCCAGCACCAGGGCGCTGCGGCGGCTGAATCGGGAAAAGGCGTGGATCGTCAAGTGATGCTCCGTATGCGTATGAGAAAGAGCCGGGGCCGCGCGACGAAGAGATCGCCGTCGCGCAGGAGACCTTGCTCGCTTGCTTCTTACTTGCTGGTGCGGCCGACCGGCTTGCGGATGACGGTGGGCGCGGCGGGCAGCGCGGCGGCCTCGGCTTCGGTCTTGGGCGTGAAGATCTGGCGGATCAGCGCCAGCTTGGGCGCGACGCTCGGGTTGGTGCTGGCGAACTGCTGGGCGCGCACGTATTCCTGGGCCGCGAGGCGGGCGTACACGTCGCCGAGGTTCTCGTGCGCCGTGGCGTAGTTCGGGTTGAGCTTGATGGCCTGCTCGAGGGCCGAGCGTGCCTGGTCGAACTTGCTTTGCGACGCATAGAGCGCGGCCAGGTTGTTGTAGGGCTCGGACAGCTCGGGGAAGTCTTGCGTGAGCTGGGTGAAGGCGGCGATGGCCTCGTCCTGCTTGTTCTGCTCGGTGAGGATCACGCCGCGCAGGAAGCGCATCTGCGGGTCGCGCGGCTTGCCGGCGATGTAGGTGTCGGCCTTGGCGAGCGCCTCGGCCGGCTTGCCCTGGCGCAGCAGCGTATTCACGTCGTCATACTCGTTGGCATGCGCGGCGCCCCACAGGCTGAAGAGCAATACGAAAGCAAGGGAGAGTCTGGAGAAAGCGGCGTGCTTCATGAAGCCTCGGAGTGGGAAGTGCGGGCTTGGGGAACACCCGGGAGATACTCGGCAGCAGCCGTTTATACTAGGTTGCATTGTAGCCGAGGGGCCATGTCCAACCCCTCGCGACCACAGCCCCCGTCACCCCTGAAAAACACCGTCGTTCGCCCGTGCCGCACGTGCGCGAAGCGACGTTTTCCGAATCTCATGAGTCTGCGCATCTACAACACGCTGTCGCGTGAATTGGAGGAATTCTCCCCCCTGCAACCCGGACAGGTGCGCATGTACGTTTGCGGCATGACGGTCTACGATTTCTGCCATATCGGCCACGCCCGCATGATGATGGCGTTCGACGTGGTGCAGCGCTGGCTGCGCGCCAGCGACTACGCCGTGGCCTACGTGCGCAACATCACCGACATCGACGACAAGATCATCGCCCGCTCGGTGCAGCGCGGCATCACCATCCGCGAGCTGACCGACGAGGTGATCGCGGCCATGCACGAGGACATCGGCGCGCTCGGCATCGAGCCGCCCACCATCGAGCCGCGCGCCACCGAATACGTGCCGCAGATGCTCGGCATCATCGAGAAGCTGGAGCACAAGGGCCTGGCCTACCGCTCGGACAACGGCGACGTGAATTACGCGGTGCGCAAGTTCCCGGGCTACGGCAAGCTGTCGGGCAAGTCGCTCGACGAACTGCACGCCGGCGAGCGCGTGGCCGTGCTCGACGGCAAGCAGGACCCGCTCGACTTCGTGCTCTGGAAGGCCGCCAAGCCGACCGAGCCCGCCGACGCCAAATGGGAAAGCGCCTACGGCACCGGCCGGCCGGGCTGGCACATCGAGTGCTCGGCCATGAGCTGCGCCACCCTGGGCGAGACCTTCGACATCCACGGCGGCGGCGCCGACCTGCAGTTCCCGCACCACGAGAACGAAATTGCCCAGAGCGAAGGCGCCAACGGCAAGCCGCTGTCGCGCTTCTGGGTGCACAACGGCTTCGTGCGCGTGGACAACGAGAAGATGTCCAAGAGCCTGGGCAACTTCTTCACCATCCGCGAAGTGCTGCAGAAGTACGACGCCGAGAGCCTGCGTTTTTTCCTGGTGCGCACGCACTACCGCAGCGCGCTCAACTACAGCGACGCCCACCTCGACGACGCCCGCAATTCGCTCAAGCGCCTGTACACCGCGCTCGACCTGGTCGCGCCGGCCGACGTGTCCATCGACTGGACCCAGCCCTATGCCGCGCGCTTCAAGGCCGCCATGGACGAAGATTTCGGCACGCCCGAAGCCATTGCCGTGCTGTTCGAGCTGGCCGGCGAAGTCAACCGCACCAAGTCCGCCGAGACGGCCGGCTTGCTGAAGGCGCTGGCCGGTTCGCTGGGTTTGCTGCAGGGCGACCCGCGATCCTTCCTGCAGGCCGGCAGCACGCTGGACGACGCCGCCATCCAGGCCCGCATCGCGGAGCGCGCCGCTGCCAAGGCGGCAAAGAATTTCGCCGAAGCCGATCGCATTCGCCAGGAACTCCTCGAGCAGGGCATCGTGCTCAAGGATTCGCCCACGGGAACGACCTGGGCGGCCGCGCAGTGAACGGTACGACGAATCCCATGCCCGCCACCAAGAAATCCAGCGTACAGATCTATACGCCGGACTATTGGGAAGAGGCATGCAAGCATCTCTCCAAGAAAGACCGCGTCATGAAGCGGTTGATCCCGAAGTTCGGCGACGCCTGCCTGGAGTCGCGCGGTGACGCGTTCACCACGCTGGCGCGCAGCGTGGTCGGCCAGCAGATTTCGGTGAAGGCCGCGCAGTCGGTCTGGGACAAGTTCGCCGCGCTGCCGCGCAAGCTGACGCCGGCCAACGTACTCAAGCTCAAGGTCGACGACATGCGCGGAGCAGGGCTCTCGGCGCGCAAGATCGAGTACCTCGTCGACCTGGCCCTGCACTTCGATTCGGGCATGGTGCACGTCGATTCGTGGAAGGACATGTCGGACGAGCTCATCATCGAAGAGCTCGTGGCCATCCGCGGCATCGGCCGCTGGACGGCCGAGATGTTCCTCATCTTCCACCTGATGCGCCCGAACGTGCTGCCTGTGGACGACCTGGGGCTGCTCAACGGCATCAGCGTCAATTATTTTTCCGGCGATCCGGTCAGCCGCAGCGATGCCCGCGACGTCGCCGTGGCCTGGGCCCCGTATTGCAGCGTGGCGACTTGGTATATTTGGCGATCACTGGACCCGGTTCCAGTCGCATATTGAACACAGGAGAAGACGTTGGCGAAACGAACCTTCCTCGACTTCGAGCAGCCCATTGCTGAACTCGAAACAAAAATCGAAGAACTGCGCTATGTACAGACCGAATCGGCGGTCGACATTTCTGAAGAAATCGATCAGCTCGGCAAGAAGAGCCAGCAGCTCACCAAGGACATCTACAGCGACCTGACGCCCTGGCAGATCACCAAGATCGCCCGGCATCCGGAGCGCCCCTACACGCTCGACTACGTCAACGAAATCTTCACCGATTTCGTCGAACTGCACGGCGACCGCCATTTCTCGGACGACCTGTCGATCGTGGGCGGACTGGCGCGCTTCAACGGCGTGCCTTGCATGGTGCTGGGCCACCAGAAGGGCCGCGACACCAAGGAGCGCACCGCGCGCAACTTCGGCATGAGCAAGCCCGAGGGCTACCGCAAGGCCCTGCGGCTCATGAAGACGGCCGAGAAATTCAAGCTGCCCGTGTTCACCTTCGTGGATACGCCCGGCGCCTACCCAGGCATCGACGCCGAAGAGCGCGGCCAGTCGGAAGCCATCGGCCGCAACATCTTCGAGATGGCGCAGCTCGAGGTGCCGATCATCGTCACGATCATCGGCGAGGGCGGCTCCGGCGGCGCGCTGGCCATTTCGGTTGGCGACCAACTGGTGATGCTGCAGTATTCGATCTACTCGGTCATCAGCCCCGAAGGCTGCGCTTCCATCCTCTGGAAGACCAGCGACAAGGCCCAGGAAGCGGCCGATGCACTGGGCATCACCGCGCACCGCCTGAAGGCGCTGGGCCTGGTCGACAAGATCGTGAACGAGCCCGTGGGCGGCGCGCACCGCGACCATCGCCAGATGGCCGCGTTCCTGAAGCGCGCGCTCAACGACGCCTTCCGCCAGGTCAGCGACCTGAAGCCGAAGGAACTGCTGGAGCGCCGCTACGAGCGCCTGCAGAGCTACGGCCGCTTCAACGACACCAAGGCCGACAACGGCAGGTAACGCAGTCTCCGTCATGAACTCCGCTTTCGAACGCGCCATGGCCGCGTTCGAGCCGGCGCATTGGCCGCTGGCGGTGGGGTTCAGCGGCGGCGCCGATTCCACGGCCTTGCTGGCTGCCTGCGCGACACGCCGGCCGGGCGAGGTGGTCGCCTTCCACGTGCATCACGGGCTGCAGGCCGCGGCCGACGATTTCGAACAGCATTGCCGCGACGTCTGCGAGCGTCTGGCCGTGCCGCTGCGCGTGCATCGTGTCGATGCGCGGCATGCGCGCGGAGACAGTCCGGAAGATGCGGCCCGCCGCGCCCGTTACGGCGCGTTTGCCGAAATGGCGCGCATGAGTGAGGGAAGGGCGGCTGTCAAATCGATAGCGCTGGGCCACCACGCCGACGACCAGATCGAAACCCTGCTGCTGGCGCTTTCGCGCGGTGCGGGGCTCCCTGGGCTGGCTGCCATGCCGGCGCGCGCGGAGCGCAGCGGGCTCGAAATTTATCGCCCGTTGCTGGCTGTGTCGGGTGCCGATATTCGCGAATGGCTGGCCGGGCGTGGCCTGCCCTGGATCGAAGACCCGACCAACGGCGACGCGCGCTATACCCGCAACCGGATTCGCGCCGTGGTGCTTCCGGCATTGGCGCAGGCTTTTCCGCAGTTCCGCGCCACCTTCGCGCGAAGCATCGGCCATGCGGCGCAGGCGCAGGAGCTGCTGGACGAATTCGCCGCGCAAGATCTCGAGACGGTGGGCAACCCGCCGCGCATCGCGACGCTACAGACCCTGTCGCATGCCCGGCAGGCCAATGTGCTGCGCCATTGGCTGATGCAGGCCCACGGCTGCGCGCCCAGCGCGGCGCAGCTCGACCAGTTGCTCAGCCAGGTCCGCGCCTGCACCACGCGCGGCCACCGGATTCATCTCAAGGTGGCCGCCGGATTCATCGAGCGGCAGGGCGATTTCCTGCATTGGTACAATGCCCCGCCCTCGCCGAAGACTTTGCTCTGACAGCTTGCAGGGCGCCGTCTTCAAGCGGCCCTTTTCTTTTCTCTGATTTCACCCATGGCATTGATCGTTCACAAATACGGCGGTACGTCGATGGGCTCGACCGAGCGCATCAAGAATGTCGCCAAGCGCGTCGCCAAGTGGGCGCGCGCAGGCCACCAGATGATCGTGGTTCCGAGTGCCATGAGCGGCGAGACCAACCGCCTGCTCGGCCTGGCCAAGGAGCTGGCGCCCAGCAAACCCGGCGTGGCCCACAACCGCGAACTCGACATGCTGGCCTCGACCGGCGAGCAGGCGTCTTCGGCGCTGCTGGCCATCGCGCTGCAGGCAGAGGGCGTCGAGTCGGTCAGCTACGCCGGCTGGCAAGTCTCGGTGCGCACCGACAACTCCTACACCAAGGCCCGCATCGAAAGCATCGACGATGCGCGCGTGATGGCCGACCTGAACGCGGGCAAGGTGGTGGTCATCACCGGCTTCCAGGGCGTGGACGACGACGGCAACATCACCACGCTCGGCCGTGGCGGCAGCGACACTTCGGCCGTGGCCATTGCCGCGGCCATGAAGGCGAACGAGTGCCTGATCTACACCGACGTGGACGGCGTCTACACGACCGACCCGCGCGTCGAGCCCGATGCGCGTCGCCTGACGACCGTGAGCTTCGAAGAGATGCTCGAAATGGCGAGCCTGGGCTCCAAGGTCCTGCAAATCCGCTCGGTGGAATTCGCCGGCAAGTACAAGGTGCCGCTGCGTGTGCTCTCGAGCTTCACGCCGTGGGACATCGACATCAATGAAGAGGCCAAGTCCGGCACGCTGATCACTTTCGAGGAAGACGAAAACATGGAACAAGCCGTCGTATCCGGCATCGCATTCAACCGCGACGAAGCCAAGATCTCGGTGCTCGGCGTGCCCGACAAGCCCGGCATCGCGTATCACATCCTCGGTGCCGTGGCAGACGCCAACATCGAAGTCGACGTGATCATCCAGAACCTGAGCAAGGACGGCAAGACCGACTTCAGCTTCACCGTGCATCGCAACGAATATGCGAAGACGGTCGACCTGCTGCAGTCGAAGGTGATGCCTTCGCTGGGCGCGACCGAGATCGTCGGCGACACCAAGATCTGCAAGGTCAGCATCGTGGGCATCGGCATGCGCAGCCACGTGGGCGTCGCGAGCAAGATGTTCCGCGTGCTGAGCGAAGAGGGCATCAACATCCAGATGATCTCGACCAGCGAAATCAAGACCTCTGTCGTGATCGACGAAAAATATATGGAACTTGCAGTGCGCGCACTGCATAAAGCCTTCGATCTGGATCAACCGAGCGCCTAAGTAATGGCATAATCGTGGCTTCTTTCAGGAACTGTGACCGAGTGGCCGAAGGTGCTCCCCTGCTAAGGGAGTATGGGGTGTAGAGCCTCATCGAGGGTTCGAATCCCTCCGGTTCCGCCAAACAAGCCCAGTAGCTTTCACGCTACTGGGCTTTTTTGTTTTTTGCAGCTGTGCTGCATCGAGAGCACTCAAGCGTCGTGCAGTTTCGGGAGCCCGCACAACACCACTCGGTACCGCCCGTGGGCAACGCCCACCGCGAGCGGTGCGACGTTGACCTCCGGCCGTGCCGCTCAGGGCGCGCCGACTGGTGCGATCTTGCGGATGCGATTGCCCAGGGTATCGGCCACATAGATCGTGCCGTCGGCTGCGACTGCCACGCCGGACGGTTGGCTGAACGTTGCCGCCGAGCCGATGCCGTTCTGCGAGCCCATCACGCCGGCCTGGCCAGCCACCGTGGACACCACGCCCTGCGGCGTGATCTTGCGCAGGATGCTGTTGCTCGTGTCGGCTACATAGAGGTTGCCGGCGGTGTCGAAGGCCAGGCCGCCTGGGCGATTGAAGGTTGCACTGAGGGCCTCGCCGTCCGCGGCGCCTGGTGCTCCCGAGCCCGCGAAAGTCGTGACCACGCGCCCTTTCACCCTGCGGATCCGGTTGTTTTCGCTGTCGGCCACGAAGATGTCGCCCGCGGCGTCGACCGCGATACCGTAGGGCCGGTAGAACGACGCCGCGCTGCCGGTGCCCTCGGCATAGCCGAACCCGCCGGAGCCGGCCAGCGTCTCAACGTCGCCCGCCGGCGTGATCTTGCGGATCAAGGAAGTGTTGAGTTCGGCCAGGTAGAGGTTGCCGGCACCGTCGACCGTCATCGCGATGGGGCCGGTGAAGCTGGCGGTCGCGGCGTTGCCGTCGACCGAACCAGCCGTATTGGTGCCTAAGAAAGTGGTGACGTCGGCCGCCGGGGTGATCCTGCGAATGCGGTTGCCGGAGAATTCCGCGGCGTAGAGATCGCCAGAAGGCGCAAGGGCGATGGCGGTCAGTGCGTTGAACGAGGCAACCCCGCCGTTGCCGTTGATCGTCTCGAACTTGCCGTCGCCCGCAAAGGTGGTGACGTCGCCATTGGCCGTGATCTTGCGCACGCGGTTGCCGGCCACGTCCGACACGATCAGGCCGCCGTTCTTGTCGATGACGATGCCGAAGGGGTCGGCAAAAGTCGCCGCAGTGCCTTTGCCGTCAAGCGCGCCGGAGGCGCCGGAGCCGGCGAGTGTCGACACTTGTGGTTTGGCCGCCGAGCAGGCCACGGCCACGTCGCCGACGTCGGCCGTGACGGTGCCGCTGCCCTTGGTCACTGTGCAGAATTGCCAGAAGGGCTGGGTGCGCACGGTCACCGCGTAATTCGATCCCGCTGCGATTGCTGTGGCAAAGCTGAACTTGCCGTCGGCCGTCACCTGAAGGTCGTCGCCCGCGTTGTTCTGCAGCACCAGGCTGCCGGCCAATCCGGTCACAGTGCCGCCGACCACATACTTTGTGACGACGGGGGGCACTATTGGAAGAAAAGCGCCCCCACCGTTGTTTCCGCCTCCGCCGCCACAGGACGCCAACAGCGCAATCGCACCGGCAACGGCGCCGCAGCGCCCATAGAAGAAACTTGCTTGAAACGTCATCCTCTGCCCCTTAATAATTTATTGGCACACAAGAAGCTCCCCTGGAGCCCAAGCTTCCAAGAGAGTTTCTAGTTGTTGATTTTTGTAACAGCGACGTTCCGCGCCTATCCCTGGAATTGGGTATTTCTGATATTTCTAGGGGACTGAAAGGCCGGCTCAGACGGCTTCATCTTCAGGATGGAAGCATTGGCGTGCGCCTCAGGCGTCGTTCAACTCCAGGAGGCCGGACAACACCGTCCGGCACCGCCCGCAAAGCATCTTCTGCTCGGCGTCATCCGTCACCGTGGCGTCGTGCCGCCAGCATCTCATGCAGCGCAGCGACGAGGTGCGCCTGACCTTGACCTCGACGGCATCGCTCTCTTTGAGCGCCACGTCGGCCACCATGAAGATCGACGGCAGTTCCGAGCCCAGCAGCGCAAGCGATTCGACGATTCCCACAGGCGCTTCGATGACGATGCTCGCCTCGCTCGATCGGCCGATGGCGCCTGACGAGCGAATGTCTTCTATCGCCTTCATCACGTTGGGCCGAAGCAGCCTCACCTGCCGCCAGAACTCCGAAACCTTCGAGTCGTCGATGCGAGGCGGCATGGCCTCGTCCCAGATGTGGACGAACACGCTGTCTTCCTGCGACTTGAACAGCACAGCCCAGGCTTCTTCCGCGGTGAAGCTGAGGATCGGCGCCGTCAGAAGCAGCAGGTTCTTCAAGATGGCGTGCAGCGCGGTCTGCGCGGAGCGTCTTTCGCGGCTGTCGCGCGCGCTGGCGTACAGCCGGTCTTTCAGCACGTCGAGGTAGAACCCGCCAAGCTCGTCCGCGCAGTAGCCGTGCAGCAGCCGCGTCACGGCGACGAAGTCGTACTCCCGGTAGCTTTTGCGGCATTGCTCGGCAAGCTCGCGGCAGCGAAGCATCGCGTACTGGTCGACGCTCTCGAGATCCTGCGCGCGCATGCAGTCGGCGGTCGCATCGAAGTCCGACACGT
This region includes:
- a CDS encoding zinc-dependent peptidase; protein product: MFKWLRRLRALPPIPDAAWQAVLKRYAFLADRPAADRQRLRTLTAEFLRDKEFHGARNFSITNEVALAIAAQAVLPVLHLRGGLDWYDDFVGIVVHRSEVVARRKVVDDAQVVHEYNEVVAGEAMDRGPVMLSWDDVLASSITSDRGYNVVIHEFAHKIDMRNGDANGCPPLPAGFAGKRNPREARAAWMAVLKPAYDDFREKTILAERFGAEPPWLDAYGATSISEFFAVACEAYFVNRPNFGRDFPEVLAIFDEFFLPKRPQSHA
- a CDS encoding UDP-2,3-diacylglucosamine diphosphatase, encoding MVADPAFAELVAPPTWRTVDLISDLHLQAGEPATFEAWQGYLQTTPADALIILGDLFEVWVGDDAAAQPGFEAQCAELLRRTAQRLPVYFMHGNRDFLVGSALAAQCGFTLLDDPTVLVLHGQRWLLSHGDALCLEDTDYLKFRAQVRTPAWQAAFLARPLEERRALARSMRVQSEDRKRDPSVVWADVDTAAARQWLQQAQAHVLVHGHTHRPADHDLGEGLRRIVLSDWDAAAHPPRAQLLCLSSAGAQRVDLR
- a CDS encoding peptidylprolyl isomerase is translated as MSNPQVELHIKNYGVITLELDAAKAPKSVENFVSYVKKGHYDNTVFHRVIPGFMVQGGGFEPGMTQKPTGAEIENEANNGLKNDNYTVAMARTSAPHSATAQFFINVSNNGFLNHTAPSAQGWGYAVFGKVIAGTEVVDKIKAVKTGRKGFHDDVPLEDVVIEKAVVTAE
- a CDS encoding peptidylprolyl isomerase, giving the protein MTIHAFSRFSRRSALVLAAALTFAAAGHAQTASPRVKLATSAGDIVVELDAAKAPKSVENFLQYVKDKHYDGTVFHRVIDGFMIQGGGFTADLKQKPTRAPIPLEASNGLKNDKYTIAMARTGNPDSATSQFFINVKNNDSLNAPSPDGYGYTVFGKVVSGTDVVDKIRAVQTGNKGGMQNVPVEPITIQSATVVAK
- a CDS encoding tetratricopeptide repeat protein produces the protein MKHAAFSRLSLAFVLLFSLWGAAHANEYDDVNTLLRQGKPAEALAKADTYIAGKPRDPQMRFLRGVILTEQNKQDEAIAAFTQLTQDFPELSEPYNNLAALYASQSKFDQARSALEQAIKLNPNYATAHENLGDVYARLAAQEYVRAQQFASTNPSVAPKLALIRQIFTPKTEAEAAALPAAPTVIRKPVGRTSK
- the cysS gene encoding cysteine--tRNA ligase produces the protein MSLRIYNTLSRELEEFSPLQPGQVRMYVCGMTVYDFCHIGHARMMMAFDVVQRWLRASDYAVAYVRNITDIDDKIIARSVQRGITIRELTDEVIAAMHEDIGALGIEPPTIEPRATEYVPQMLGIIEKLEHKGLAYRSDNGDVNYAVRKFPGYGKLSGKSLDELHAGERVAVLDGKQDPLDFVLWKAAKPTEPADAKWESAYGTGRPGWHIECSAMSCATLGETFDIHGGGADLQFPHHENEIAQSEGANGKPLSRFWVHNGFVRVDNEKMSKSLGNFFTIREVLQKYDAESLRFFLVRTHYRSALNYSDAHLDDARNSLKRLYTALDLVAPADVSIDWTQPYAARFKAAMDEDFGTPEAIAVLFELAGEVNRTKSAETAGLLKALAGSLGLLQGDPRSFLQAGSTLDDAAIQARIAERAAAKAAKNFAEADRIRQELLEQGIVLKDSPTGTTWAAAQ
- a CDS encoding DNA-3-methyladenine glycosylase family protein, with protein sequence MPATKKSSVQIYTPDYWEEACKHLSKKDRVMKRLIPKFGDACLESRGDAFTTLARSVVGQQISVKAAQSVWDKFAALPRKLTPANVLKLKVDDMRGAGLSARKIEYLVDLALHFDSGMVHVDSWKDMSDELIIEELVAIRGIGRWTAEMFLIFHLMRPNVLPVDDLGLLNGISVNYFSGDPVSRSDARDVAVAWAPYCSVATWYIWRSLDPVPVAY
- a CDS encoding acetyl-CoA carboxylase carboxyltransferase subunit alpha encodes the protein MAKRTFLDFEQPIAELETKIEELRYVQTESAVDISEEIDQLGKKSQQLTKDIYSDLTPWQITKIARHPERPYTLDYVNEIFTDFVELHGDRHFSDDLSIVGGLARFNGVPCMVLGHQKGRDTKERTARNFGMSKPEGYRKALRLMKTAEKFKLPVFTFVDTPGAYPGIDAEERGQSEAIGRNIFEMAQLEVPIIVTIIGEGGSGGALAISVGDQLVMLQYSIYSVISPEGCASILWKTSDKAQEAADALGITAHRLKALGLVDKIVNEPVGGAHRDHRQMAAFLKRALNDAFRQVSDLKPKELLERRYERLQSYGRFNDTKADNGR
- the tilS gene encoding tRNA lysidine(34) synthetase TilS yields the protein MNSAFERAMAAFEPAHWPLAVGFSGGADSTALLAACATRRPGEVVAFHVHHGLQAAADDFEQHCRDVCERLAVPLRVHRVDARHARGDSPEDAARRARYGAFAEMARMSEGRAAVKSIALGHHADDQIETLLLALSRGAGLPGLAAMPARAERSGLEIYRPLLAVSGADIREWLAGRGLPWIEDPTNGDARYTRNRIRAVVLPALAQAFPQFRATFARSIGHAAQAQELLDEFAAQDLETVGNPPRIATLQTLSHARQANVLRHWLMQAHGCAPSAAQLDQLLSQVRACTTRGHRIHLKVAAGFIERQGDFLHWYNAPPSPKTLL
- a CDS encoding aspartate kinase, producing the protein MALIVHKYGGTSMGSTERIKNVAKRVAKWARAGHQMIVVPSAMSGETNRLLGLAKELAPSKPGVAHNRELDMLASTGEQASSALLAIALQAEGVESVSYAGWQVSVRTDNSYTKARIESIDDARVMADLNAGKVVVITGFQGVDDDGNITTLGRGGSDTSAVAIAAAMKANECLIYTDVDGVYTTDPRVEPDARRLTTVSFEEMLEMASLGSKVLQIRSVEFAGKYKVPLRVLSSFTPWDIDINEEAKSGTLITFEEDENMEQAVVSGIAFNRDEAKISVLGVPDKPGIAYHILGAVADANIEVDVIIQNLSKDGKTDFSFTVHRNEYAKTVDLLQSKVMPSLGATEIVGDTKICKVSIVGIGMRSHVGVASKMFRVLSEEGINIQMISTSEIKTSVVIDEKYMELAVRALHKAFDLDQPSA